One genomic segment of Bradyrhizobium diazoefficiens includes these proteins:
- a CDS encoding MFS transporter — protein MDQNTPREMSRDGAAATPQGAVRIALTVLALCFTLAVLGRGLGDSFTVFLKPIAESFGWDRAQIVSVYSLTWLASGLTAPFVGRLFDHSGPRIVYALGLLLLGAAFLIAAHAQHLWQFQLSIGLCVGIGIAFIGIVPNSILLGRWFGPRLPTAMSVVYSAMGGGVLALLPASQLLIDHIGWRDTYQLFGFAALGLLVPLLLLPWRLFAAGSPHVVKKTDPDFVDNGWTLLGAMRHHAFWALFSTFFFTAVGMYAIAAQIVAYLIDAGFPPLQAATAWGFSGVVLVFGMLGVSALDGLIGRRPSVLLSYAISILGIALLWLLQYSPNILLLTGFVVCFGSMMGSRGPLISATAMRIFQGKRVGTIYGTISIGSGLGSAFGSWSGGLIHDATHGYNALLAFALASVVLGMIPFLVVPALRR, from the coding sequence ATGGATCAGAACACGCCCAGGGAGATGAGCCGGGATGGCGCTGCGGCGACGCCGCAAGGCGCCGTGCGCATCGCGCTCACCGTGCTCGCGCTCTGCTTCACGCTGGCAGTGCTCGGCCGCGGGCTCGGCGACAGCTTTACGGTGTTCCTCAAACCGATCGCCGAGAGTTTTGGCTGGGACCGCGCGCAGATCGTCTCGGTCTATTCGCTCACCTGGCTCGCGAGCGGCCTCACCGCCCCCTTCGTCGGACGGCTGTTCGACCATTCCGGACCGCGCATCGTCTATGCGCTCGGCCTGCTGCTGCTTGGCGCTGCGTTCCTGATCGCGGCCCATGCGCAACATCTCTGGCAATTCCAGCTCTCGATCGGCCTCTGCGTTGGGATCGGGATCGCCTTCATCGGCATCGTGCCGAACTCGATCCTGCTCGGCCGCTGGTTCGGGCCGCGCCTGCCGACCGCGATGTCGGTGGTGTATTCGGCAATGGGCGGCGGCGTGCTGGCGCTGCTGCCGGCCTCGCAGCTCCTGATCGATCATATCGGCTGGCGCGACACCTACCAGCTGTTCGGCTTCGCCGCACTTGGCCTGTTGGTGCCGCTATTACTGCTGCCGTGGCGGCTGTTCGCCGCGGGCTCGCCGCATGTCGTGAAGAAGACCGATCCTGACTTCGTCGACAACGGCTGGACGCTGCTCGGCGCCATGCGCCACCACGCCTTCTGGGCCCTGTTCTCGACCTTCTTCTTCACCGCCGTCGGCATGTACGCAATCGCCGCGCAGATCGTGGCCTATCTGATCGACGCCGGCTTCCCGCCGCTCCAGGCCGCGACCGCCTGGGGCTTTTCGGGCGTCGTCCTCGTGTTCGGCATGCTCGGGGTCTCCGCGCTCGACGGCCTGATCGGGCGCCGGCCGTCGGTGCTGCTGAGCTACGCGATTTCGATCCTCGGCATCGCCCTGCTCTGGCTGTTGCAATATTCGCCCAACATCCTCCTGCTCACCGGCTTCGTCGTCTGCTTCGGTAGCATGATGGGCTCGCGCGGCCCGCTGATCAGCGCGACCGCGATGCGGATTTTCCAGGGCAAACGGGTCGGCACCATCTACGGCACCATCTCGATCGGCAGCGGCCTCGGCTCGGCGTTCGGCTCCTGGAGCGGCGGCCTGATCCACGATGCGACCCACGGCTACAACGCGCTGCTTGCGTTCGCACTTGCGAGCGTCGTGCTCGGGATGATCCCGTTCCTGGTCGTGCCCGCCTTGCGGCGCTAG
- a CDS encoding DoxX family protein has translation MDFPYLVRFQPVLLSLFRFITGLLLFQYGMTKIFHIPQVAMFANPPPLIWTAGLIELVLGAALMIGLFTRLSAFILSGEMAFAYFLGHVFHISKEGPPVFLPLLNGGTAAILFCFACLYLSSAGGGSVSVDAAMGKK, from the coding sequence ATGGACTTTCCCTATCTCGTTCGCTTTCAACCGGTTCTCTTGAGCCTGTTTCGCTTCATCACCGGCCTGCTGCTGTTCCAGTACGGTATGACCAAGATCTTCCACATTCCGCAGGTGGCCATGTTCGCGAATCCTCCACCGCTGATCTGGACGGCCGGCCTGATCGAACTCGTGCTTGGCGCGGCGTTGATGATCGGACTGTTCACCCGCCTCTCGGCCTTCATCCTCTCCGGCGAAATGGCGTTCGCCTACTTCCTTGGTCACGTGTTCCACATCTCCAAGGAAGGCCCGCCGGTGTTCCTGCCGCTGCTCAATGGCGGCACCGCCGCAATCCTGTTCTGCTTCGCGTGCCTCTACCTGTCGTCCGCCGGCGGCGGCTCGGTCAGCGTCGATGCGGCGATGGGCAAGAAATAA
- a CDS encoding YhdP family protein, producing the protein MAAVPAQGASLPVDGCGPGGAQSYDGRLYREAMARNTSPQDYNRDFDRRGGQTEPQEWDDADWDPDQEAAAGHRARRLLSRSSSAFPRFGDGFGLLRRRLGGGRWLVRLAIVVSALAVIFVGCFGALWWRLGAGPINLDIATPWLAAAIEDNIGHGNTVEVGGTQIERAGRIRIAVRIRDIIVRDKDQAIVASAPKAEVKLSGAGLLMGHLRAESLNLVDAELAIRIAPDGTVTVSAGDTAKPLATGVASKKDAGLPPTFPRGGVPPPPFATAPATPDAPQAAPQTTAQSGILQGLDWLDSLSMTGLDGQNLNEIGLKNGNLIVDDQQRGSKWSFENITLSLRRPSRGGVTLSLGEEGANPWSLRATIGPAENGVRSVDIKADKVSTANILLALRLKDLTYTADLPLTGELKGELGRDGVPTFFRGKIAIGAGNIIDTDTPDYPMAIDAAEISIEWDANRRVLVAPFKILSGANRLTLLAHLEPPNGTVNDWQLGFSGGSILLGGIDNEPPLVFNRIAIGFRFDTDHKRMVLTQADISNGEIGVAGTGAIDYSGEPRLTLGFAGTPMSASALKRMWPTLVVPELREWVIERIERGTLQRIEIGINSPTRNLPRKGPPIPDDGLSVNIVASGVAVRPVDGMPVVHDADLKARVTGRTATVNIGQGIADTPAGRKVTISDFVFEVPDMAPKPSPSRTRFRVDGPVPAAAEMLANDRLSDLSATVVDPNTSKGTFTANIQLGLPVKGELTKADTVYAVTADLNGFSADKLVMNQKLEANNLKISANNQGYQVKGDVKIGGQAASLDYRKPAEGDADVRLQATLDDASRARLGFDLSPAVSGSLPIKLSGKIAGGAEQTTKLGIEADLTSVKLDNILPGWVKLPGKSGKASFKVVPTAQSTRLEDIVIEGGGASIKGSLEVDANGDLMNANFPTYSPSDGDKASLKVERGQDGVIKGTMRGDVFDGRGFLKSAISGNSKDDAKNKMKNVDFDIDVKLGAVLGFNGEAMRSLDAKMSKRAGAIKAFTLSGKIGNDSPVAADLRGGRAQGSREVIYLQTNNAGALLRFTDTYTKAVGGQMVVAMEPPTSEPNTSREGLINVRDFTVKGEAQLERVAAGAPSGTGNGVSFSALRAEFTRQNGALTIRDGVVKGPMIGATIEGSIDYPGNQVCMSGTFVPMYGLNNMFGQIPVLGLFLGGGNNEGLIGVTYEVVGTPAAPVMRVNPISAIFPGVTRKIMEFNTGKQNSPFEEFPSQSNDGSTAPTRQLSSGCSLARR; encoded by the coding sequence ATGGCGGCAGTGCCGGCGCAGGGAGCTTCGCTTCCGGTGGACGGCTGCGGTCCCGGCGGCGCTCAATCCTATGACGGGCGCCTGTATCGAGAGGCAATGGCAAGGAATACGTCGCCCCAGGATTACAACCGGGATTTCGATCGGCGCGGCGGCCAGACAGAGCCGCAGGAATGGGACGACGCCGACTGGGATCCGGATCAGGAAGCGGCGGCGGGCCATCGGGCGCGCCGGCTGCTGTCGCGTTCCAGCTCGGCCTTCCCTCGCTTCGGTGACGGGTTCGGACTGTTGCGTCGCCGGCTCGGCGGCGGCCGCTGGCTGGTGCGGCTTGCCATCGTCGTCAGCGCTCTCGCCGTCATTTTCGTCGGCTGTTTTGGCGCGCTGTGGTGGCGGCTTGGCGCCGGACCGATCAATCTCGACATCGCAACCCCGTGGCTCGCTGCCGCCATCGAGGACAATATCGGCCACGGCAACACGGTCGAGGTCGGCGGCACCCAGATCGAGCGGGCCGGGCGGATCCGCATCGCTGTCCGCATCCGCGACATCATCGTGCGCGACAAGGACCAAGCCATCGTCGCCAGCGCGCCCAAGGCCGAGGTGAAACTGTCCGGTGCCGGCCTGTTGATGGGGCACCTGCGCGCTGAAAGCCTCAATCTCGTCGATGCCGAACTCGCGATCCGGATTGCGCCCGACGGCACCGTCACCGTGTCGGCCGGCGATACCGCAAAGCCGCTCGCAACCGGCGTCGCGTCCAAGAAGGACGCGGGCCTGCCGCCGACATTCCCGCGTGGCGGCGTCCCGCCGCCGCCCTTCGCGACTGCGCCCGCAACCCCGGATGCACCGCAAGCTGCGCCGCAGACGACCGCGCAGAGCGGCATCCTTCAAGGCCTCGACTGGCTCGACAGTTTGAGCATGACCGGCCTCGATGGCCAGAACCTCAACGAGATCGGTCTGAAGAACGGCAATCTGATCGTCGACGATCAGCAGCGCGGCAGCAAATGGTCGTTTGAAAACATCACGCTCAGCCTACGCCGGCCGAGCCGTGGCGGCGTCACGCTCAGCCTCGGCGAGGAGGGCGCGAATCCGTGGTCGCTACGTGCCACGATCGGCCCCGCCGAGAACGGCGTGCGCTCGGTCGACATCAAGGCCGACAAGGTCTCGACCGCCAACATCCTGCTGGCGCTGCGGCTGAAGGACCTCACCTATACCGCCGATCTGCCGCTGACCGGCGAGCTCAAGGGCGAGCTCGGCCGCGACGGCGTGCCGACCTTCTTCCGCGGCAAGATCGCAATCGGCGCCGGCAACATCATCGATACCGATACGCCGGATTATCCGATGGCGATCGACGCGGCCGAGATCAGTATCGAGTGGGACGCCAACCGGCGGGTGCTGGTCGCGCCGTTCAAGATCCTCTCGGGTGCGAACCGCCTGACGCTGCTGGCCCATCTCGAGCCGCCCAACGGCACCGTCAACGACTGGCAGCTCGGCTTCAGCGGCGGCTCGATTCTGCTGGGCGGCATCGACAACGAGCCGCCGCTCGTCTTCAACCGCATCGCGATCGGCTTCCGCTTCGACACCGACCACAAGCGCATGGTGCTGACGCAGGCCGACATCAGCAATGGCGAGATTGGCGTCGCCGGCACCGGCGCCATCGACTATTCGGGCGAGCCGCGGCTGACCCTGGGCTTTGCGGGAACGCCGATGTCGGCCTCCGCGCTGAAGCGGATGTGGCCGACGCTCGTCGTTCCCGAATTGCGCGAATGGGTGATCGAGCGGATCGAGCGCGGTACGCTGCAGCGCATCGAGATTGGAATCAATTCGCCGACCAGGAACCTGCCGCGCAAGGGCCCGCCGATTCCGGACGACGGCCTGTCAGTCAACATCGTGGCGAGTGGCGTCGCGGTCCGCCCCGTCGACGGCATGCCTGTGGTGCACGATGCCGATCTGAAGGCGCGCGTCACCGGGCGCACCGCGACCGTGAATATCGGGCAGGGCATTGCGGATACACCCGCCGGCCGCAAGGTCACGATCTCCGACTTCGTCTTCGAGGTGCCCGACATGGCGCCCAAGCCCTCGCCCTCGCGCACCAGGTTCCGTGTCGACGGTCCGGTGCCGGCGGCGGCTGAAATGCTCGCCAATGATCGCCTGAGCGATCTCTCCGCGACGGTCGTCGACCCCAACACCAGCAAGGGCACGTTCACAGCCAACATCCAGCTTGGCTTGCCGGTCAAGGGCGAGCTGACCAAGGCCGATACCGTCTATGCGGTCACCGCCGATCTCAACGGCTTCTCAGCCGACAAGCTGGTGATGAACCAGAAGCTGGAAGCCAACAACCTCAAGATATCGGCCAACAACCAGGGCTATCAGGTCAAGGGCGACGTCAAGATCGGCGGCCAGGCCGCCTCGCTCGACTATCGCAAGCCGGCTGAAGGCGATGCGGACGTCAGGTTGCAGGCGACGCTCGACGATGCGAGCCGCGCGCGCCTCGGATTCGATCTCAGTCCCGCCGTCAGTGGATCGCTGCCGATCAAATTGTCTGGCAAGATCGCCGGCGGCGCGGAGCAGACGACGAAGCTCGGCATCGAGGCCGACCTGACCTCGGTCAAGCTCGACAACATCCTGCCGGGCTGGGTCAAGCTGCCGGGCAAGTCAGGCAAAGCCAGCTTCAAGGTCGTGCCGACGGCGCAGTCGACGCGCCTCGAGGACATCGTCATCGAAGGCGGCGGCGCTTCGATCAAGGGCTCGCTCGAGGTCGATGCGAACGGCGACCTCATGAACGCGAACTTTCCGACCTATTCGCCGTCCGACGGCGACAAGGCGTCGCTGAAGGTCGAGCGCGGTCAGGACGGCGTGATCAAGGGCACGATGCGCGGCGACGTGTTCGACGGCCGCGGCTTCCTGAAGTCGGCGATCTCAGGCAATTCCAAGGACGACGCCAAGAACAAGATGAAGAACGTCGATTTCGACATCGACGTGAAGCTCGGCGCCGTGTTGGGTTTCAACGGCGAGGCGATGCGCAGCCTCGACGCCAAGATGTCGAAACGCGCCGGCGCCATCAAGGCCTTCACCCTCAGCGGCAAAATCGGCAACGACTCGCCGGTCGCTGCCGACCTGCGCGGCGGCCGCGCCCAGGGCAGCCGCGAGGTGATCTACCTCCAGACCAACAATGCCGGGGCGCTGCTGCGTTTCACCGACACTTACACCAAGGCGGTCGGCGGCCAGATGGTGGTGGCGATGGAGCCGCCGACGTCGGAGCCGAACACTTCGCGCGAGGGCCTCATCAACGTGCGCGACTTCACGGTGAAGGGCGAGGCGCAGCTCGAGCGCGTCGCCGCCGGTGCGCCCAGCGGCACCGGGAACGGCGTCTCGTTCAGCGCGCTTCGTGCCGAATTCACCCGGCAGAACGGCGCGCTCACGATCCGCGATGGCGTGGTCAAGGGCCCGATGATCGGCGCCACCATCGAGGGCTCGATCGACTATCCCGGCAACCAGGTGTGCATGAGCGGCACCTTCGTGCCGATGTACGGGCTGAACAACATGTTCGGGCAAATCCCGGTGCTCGGGCTGTTCCTTGGCGGCGGCAACAACGAGGGACTGATCGGCGTGACCTACGAGGTCGTCGGCACGCCGGCCGCCCCCGTGATGCGCGTCAATCCGATCTCGGCGATTTTTCCCGGGGTGACCCGGAAGATCATGGAGTTCAACACCGGCAAGCAGAACTCGCCGTTCGAGGAATTCCCGTCGCAGTCGAACGACGGCTCGACCGCACCGACCCGTCAGCTCTCGAGCGGGTGCAGCCTCGCGCGGCGGTAG
- a CDS encoding peroxiredoxin, with protein MSKKSRKKSSKTPSGGPTAEKKAPITRAATQTKSAKTQRTPARKSTATTAKAGSHKAASKQLISTKPAAAAKPGLTKGQKAPAFRLPRDGGDVVSLSDYAGRKLVLFFYPRADTPGCTREAIDFTRLADDFAKAATAVLGISADPLRAQEKFRDKHKLGVPLISDEQHEMLQAYGAWGERSMYGKSFLGILRTTVLIGSDGRIARIWRNVRVDGHADQVLEAARSL; from the coding sequence ATGTCCAAGAAATCCCGAAAGAAATCGTCCAAGACGCCCTCCGGCGGTCCCACAGCTGAAAAGAAGGCCCCGATAACGCGGGCAGCGACTCAAACAAAGTCCGCGAAAACACAGCGGACACCGGCGCGCAAATCAACTGCGACCACAGCAAAAGCAGGATCACATAAGGCCGCATCGAAACAGTTAATTTCCACCAAACCGGCGGCCGCGGCGAAGCCTGGACTCACCAAGGGCCAGAAGGCCCCCGCCTTCCGCCTGCCCCGCGACGGCGGCGATGTGGTCTCGCTGTCGGATTATGCCGGCCGGAAGCTCGTGCTGTTCTTCTATCCCCGCGCCGACACCCCCGGCTGCACCAGGGAGGCGATCGACTTCACCCGGCTGGCCGACGACTTTGCCAAGGCCGCGACCGCCGTGCTCGGTATCTCCGCCGATCCGTTAAGGGCGCAGGAGAAGTTCCGCGACAAGCACAAGCTCGGCGTTCCCTTGATCTCGGATGAGCAGCACGAGATGCTGCAGGCCTACGGCGCTTGGGGCGAAAGATCCATGTACGGCAAAAGCTTCCTCGGGATTCTTCGCACCACGGTGCTAATCGGAAGCGACGGCAGGATCGCCAGGATCTGGCGCAATGTCCGGGTCGATGGCCACGCCGACCAAGTGCTCGAAGCGGCAAGAAGTCTTTAA
- a CDS encoding M23 family metallopeptidase, translated as MSKSSAQYSQYPQHHPRDHGRVLHRRSAAAMTAAIPLAPAADDAYTIVHHGKQVRLGPVVFWIVVGTVVLLGLWSAATATYFAFRDDVLTRLIARQAEMQYAYEDRIAELRAKVDRTTSRQLLDQEQFDQKLDQIMKRQTALESRATALGAMPDVTGSIPRGAPQRGDASQGTPKPSPISDTVIFVAPPDREARLESRAPATMAPPTNQFAKNQGFDNVLVRLTNSLDQVERRQMAALSAVEDGMDSRMRRMRGVVSDLGLNLASLEAAVPRSAMGGPFVPVKLNANAGPFEKQLNRINISRAEMDRLNRTLALVPYRKPVIGEVEFTSGFGVRSDPFLGRPAMHTGLDFRAATGDPVRVTANGKVVSAGWSGGYGRMVEVDHGNGLSTRYGHLSEISVRVGEVVKIGQVVGLVGSTGRSTGPHLHYETRIDGEAVDPQKFLRAGVRLSAG; from the coding sequence ATGTCGAAAAGTTCTGCCCAATACTCGCAGTACCCCCAACATCATCCTCGCGACCACGGACGGGTCCTTCATCGCCGTTCTGCTGCCGCGATGACAGCCGCAATTCCCCTCGCCCCCGCGGCGGACGACGCCTACACCATCGTGCATCACGGCAAGCAGGTCCGGCTCGGGCCCGTGGTGTTCTGGATCGTGGTTGGCACCGTCGTGCTGCTCGGCCTGTGGTCGGCGGCAACGGCCACCTATTTTGCCTTCCGCGACGACGTCCTGACGCGGCTGATCGCCCGCCAGGCCGAGATGCAGTACGCTTATGAGGACCGCATCGCCGAGCTCCGCGCCAAGGTCGACCGCACCACCAGCCGGCAATTGCTCGATCAGGAACAGTTCGACCAGAAGCTCGACCAGATCATGAAGCGCCAGACGGCGCTGGAGTCCCGGGCAACGGCGCTTGGCGCCATGCCCGACGTGACCGGATCGATTCCGCGTGGCGCCCCGCAGCGCGGCGACGCCAGTCAGGGCACGCCAAAGCCGTCGCCGATCAGCGACACCGTGATCTTCGTGGCGCCGCCGGACCGCGAGGCGCGCCTTGAGTCGCGCGCGCCGGCCACGATGGCGCCGCCAACCAATCAATTCGCCAAGAACCAGGGTTTTGACAACGTCCTGGTCCGGCTCACGAACTCGCTCGACCAGGTCGAGCGCCGCCAGATGGCAGCGCTCAGCGCCGTCGAGGACGGCATGGATTCCCGCATGCGCCGGATGCGCGGCGTCGTCAGCGATCTCGGCCTCAATCTCGCCAGCCTCGAAGCCGCCGTACCGCGCTCCGCGATGGGCGGACCTTTTGTGCCGGTCAAGCTGAACGCCAATGCCGGGCCGTTCGAGAAACAGCTCAACCGCATCAATATCAGCCGGGCCGAGATGGACCGTCTCAACCGCACGCTGGCGCTGGTGCCCTACCGCAAACCCGTCATCGGCGAGGTCGAGTTCACCTCCGGCTTCGGGGTCCGCAGCGATCCCTTTCTCGGCCGTCCCGCGATGCATACCGGGCTCGACTTCCGCGCCGCCACCGGCGATCCCGTCCGCGTCACCGCCAACGGCAAGGTGGTCTCGGCCGGCTGGTCCGGCGGCTACGGCCGCATGGTCGAGGTCGATCACGGCAACGGACTGTCGACCCGCTACGGCCATCTCTCCGAGATTAGCGTCAGGGTCGGCGAGGTCGTGAAGATCGGCCAGGTGGTCGGTCTCGTCGGCTCGACCGGCCGCTCCACCGGTCCGCATCTGCACTACGAAACCCGGATCGACGGCGAAGCCGTCGATCCGCAGAAGTTCCTGCGCGCCGGCGTGCGCCTCAGCGCGGGCTAG
- a CDS encoding DUF5666 domain-containing protein — MSPPPLISRRLLLTGLWLAGTAIARAQSGRGTDQGIGGTGLTRGDDHGIGGTGIVGVIQRFGSIYVNGERVTYAADVPVRIDGEAASAKALRIGQLARVVAARQADGTLVTRNITIASEVAGPIESMKGNELTVLGQKVVTSGKESKLRAGAQVAVYGLRRTDGVIVASLVEPRRDAAARVTGLVERGANGLHIGGLKLNGVDPLLVGQRVQIEGSASQGMMQATRTRIDDFSDLVGASRLSIEAYVQRSGANLQLGSGLIARDSSRFGPAAGEARMVVNGVFDRSRGLQLDSARPVGQFPGSPTQAPGGAGSPARSPGGSILHPDRGSTIQGGGQSPAPGGAPGAPGSGPSPTNGPGPTGPSGPSGPGGLGSPGGPGAPGGPMGPGGGMGSGGFGGPGGGMGGGRR; from the coding sequence ATGAGCCCGCCGCCGCTGATCTCGCGTCGCCTGCTGCTGACCGGACTCTGGCTCGCCGGCACGGCGATCGCCCGTGCGCAGAGCGGGCGCGGCACCGACCAGGGCATCGGCGGCACCGGGCTCACGCGCGGCGATGACCATGGCATCGGCGGCACCGGCATCGTCGGCGTAATCCAGCGCTTCGGCAGCATCTACGTCAACGGTGAGCGCGTCACTTATGCGGCCGACGTTCCGGTCCGGATCGACGGCGAGGCGGCCAGCGCCAAGGCGCTGCGCATCGGCCAGCTCGCGCGCGTGGTCGCAGCCCGACAGGCCGACGGCACGCTGGTGACGCGCAACATCACCATTGCGAGCGAGGTCGCAGGCCCGATCGAATCCATGAAGGGCAACGAGCTGACGGTGCTCGGTCAGAAGGTCGTGACGAGCGGCAAGGAGAGCAAGCTGCGGGCAGGCGCGCAAGTGGCCGTGTACGGCCTGCGCCGGACCGACGGTGTCATCGTCGCCAGTCTGGTCGAGCCGCGCCGCGATGCGGCCGCGCGCGTGACCGGCCTCGTCGAGCGCGGAGCAAACGGTCTGCATATCGGCGGGCTGAAGCTGAACGGCGTCGATCCCCTGCTGGTTGGCCAGCGCGTCCAGATCGAGGGCAGCGCGAGCCAGGGCATGATGCAGGCCACGCGCACACGGATCGACGATTTCTCCGATCTCGTCGGCGCGAGCCGGCTGTCGATCGAGGCCTATGTGCAGCGGTCGGGCGCAAACCTCCAGCTCGGCTCCGGACTGATTGCCCGTGACAGTTCGCGCTTCGGCCCCGCGGCCGGCGAAGCACGCATGGTGGTGAACGGCGTGTTCGACCGCTCGCGCGGCCTCCAGCTCGATTCGGCGCGGCCGGTCGGCCAATTCCCGGGCTCGCCGACGCAAGCACCGGGCGGCGCCGGCAGCCCCGCGCGGTCGCCGGGCGGCTCGATCCTGCATCCCGATCGCGGCAGCACCATTCAGGGCGGCGGCCAGTCTCCGGCACCCGGGGGCGCACCGGGGGCGCCGGGATCTGGCCCCAGCCCGACGAACGGTCCCGGACCGACGGGGCCGAGCGGCCCGTCAGGTCCCGGTGGCCTTGGTTCACCCGGAGGTCCTGGCGCGCCCGGTGGCCCCATGGGTCCCGGCGGTGGAATGGGCAGCGGCGGATTCGGCGGTCCCGGAGGCGGCATGGGCGGCGGGCGGCGCTAA
- a CDS encoding DUF6502 family protein: MNAKSGSKAAAPQPNAAAKLHAPLARLLRPLVRLCIRSGMTFPALAQLLRELFVNVAEHDFALEGKEQTDSRVSLLTGIHRKEVARLRGAGAPVHEAPAAVSLTSAVISRWLAAPEFTDAKGEPLALPRTAEGDEPSFEQLVASVTKDVRPRAVLDEWIDRKLVSINENDEIELVEAAFVPSGEDDSKWHYLGRNLHDHIAAAAQNVSAGPRFLERAVHYNNISPKLAKRLEARSRELAMDALKTANREANRALAKDKGGDARWNFGIYIYSEEADEESEATQAGKEAGKEGSSS; the protein is encoded by the coding sequence ATGAATGCCAAGTCCGGGTCCAAAGCAGCGGCTCCGCAGCCGAATGCCGCCGCGAAGCTGCACGCGCCGCTGGCGCGGCTGCTGCGCCCGCTGGTGCGGCTTTGCATCCGCAGCGGCATGACCTTTCCGGCGCTGGCGCAATTGCTGCGCGAGCTGTTCGTCAACGTCGCCGAGCACGATTTCGCGCTGGAGGGAAAGGAGCAGACCGACAGCCGCGTCAGCCTGCTCACCGGGATCCATCGCAAGGAGGTGGCGCGGCTGCGCGGCGCCGGTGCGCCCGTGCACGAGGCGCCGGCTGCGGTGTCGCTGACCAGCGCCGTGATCTCGCGCTGGCTCGCCGCGCCCGAGTTCACCGACGCGAAGGGCGAGCCGCTGGCGCTGCCGCGCACGGCCGAAGGCGATGAGCCCTCGTTCGAGCAGCTCGTCGCCTCCGTCACCAAGGACGTGCGCCCGCGCGCGGTGCTCGACGAATGGATCGACCGCAAGCTCGTCAGCATCAACGAGAATGACGAGATCGAGCTGGTCGAGGCCGCCTTCGTTCCATCGGGCGAGGACGACAGCAAATGGCATTATCTCGGCCGCAATCTGCACGACCATATCGCGGCGGCGGCGCAAAACGTCTCGGCTGGGCCGCGCTTCCTCGAACGCGCGGTGCACTACAACAATATCTCGCCGAAGCTGGCGAAGCGCCTCGAGGCGCGCTCGCGCGAGCTGGCGATGGACGCGCTGAAGACCGCCAACCGCGAGGCGAACCGCGCGCTCGCCAAGGACAAGGGCGGTGACGCCCGCTGGAATTTCGGCATCTACATCTACAGCGAGGAGGCCGACGAAGAGAGTGAGGCGACGCAAGCCGGCAAAGAGGCGGGCAAAGAGGGCAGCTCCTCATGA